TACGTAGCAGCAGCATGCCGGGGCAGGTGAGAGATGTCGAAGAAAATGCCAAGATATTGTGCAGCTATTTGTGTGCTCCTTAAGATTCCTTGAAGATCAAACACTCTTTCTTCATCATTTGTAACAATTCTCCCTTGCTAAACCCCAATTAGAATTCAGATATCGAGTAACTTTCAAGGGCAAACAAGATGTTTCAGCAACTCAATTTGGCCTGTCGTGGAACAAAAGTTCCAAGAGGCACAAGGGTGAGTGGCAGGGCCAGCTGCTGTATATAACAAGATTGCAACCCTAAAGCCATTGTAGCCACCATCATGAGGCCTAAGCTGATCCAGTGTGTTAATGGCCACTGCAGCTGACTGAGGTGAGGAGCATCCGTTGTGTCTCCTTTCCTTTCCATGTGGTGCCAAAACTTTTTAGGGTTGACTTTGACCTTTTGGTGTACTCGAGGACTCTTATCTTGATATACAAAACGGAAGGGGGGCCGGCCGTCCACTGACGAGCACAGTGGAGATAGTGCTTGGATTTGCATGATCCAAGATGTTGTCATTCTCACCATCATGATGGCATTTGTTAAATGGACCAGCTTTCATGATGAGCAGTGCTGCAGTTCAAAATCAGAAGTCGTGTTGGTTGGCTTTGGTATGAATAAaaatattcaagaaaaaaatGGGCTGGTTCTTGATGGAGTATATTCATGTTTGTCCAACACCATTCTCCACAGCAAACCAGCAATGTGTACATCACATTGTTAGtaggtttttaaaaaaaaaaaatctgggtAACCTTTATCCAATAATCTTAGCAGTGAATGGTCTTTCTCTAGTTCGCCCATCGATAAATTCAAAAGCACAATGTACTCTACATGGTAGCTCAGCAGACCCAGTAGTTCGAGCACCGATGATGTAATATTGTCTTATTGGAAATCAAATCCTAGATGCGTGAGTATACTTTCAAGCTTCGCATGATTTGGTAAAAGTCTTTTCAGGACGATCTAATGGTTAGCAcataaaatattatcatcataaggtttagggttcgaatctcgtcaaagtcgagataaatatttCTCTTATGTACTAGTTACTGTTCCAAAGACTAGTAATCGTCCGTAATTTACCTCTTCCGTATTGGTTCTAGGACGGATTAACAAATACACTGGGGatagcgtattcaccttttgataTCATGATTTGACAAAAAGTCATACATTGACTTGGACGCATCACATGACTGATCCCATAGTTATTTGTAAAAAggtaaataagaaaattaaacacaCCACTATATGAAAGGATATTTCTCCCaactttacaaaaaaaaaaaaacatccctTATTTAATTTAGCAATTTGATTATATGGTAACTAACTGAGTCATTTCTCCTTATTTTACCATTGCATTGTGAAACTTGCAATTGTGCACTTGAGCATTTTCTCAATTTCCCAAATATTTTGATCCTCCCAAATATTTCAAGATCGAGTTTTCGTTTCAGTAAATTaacatatgatttttttaatgaaCAATTGATCTAAAAATACTAGATTGATAGACATCCATTATGAATGCTTCTTAATTTATCTTAGTAGATAGTAGAAAATTTTTATGATATCATACCGATCATCCTAAAATTAATCAGTACAACTTTACAAAAATCTAAAGAGTGGACTTAGACAATCTTACAAAACTCCATCATCATTTCacttatttatttatgttatcaCCAACCGACTAGTGGAAGCAAAGTTCAAGTTGAGATGTTGTAAGGTATTGTAGAATATATAAGGGAAAAGAGGTTGAAGTTGAAATCGAGATGGTGTAGAGTTTATGCAACAGTGACAGTTATATGAGCACAACAAGAAAATAGTTGAAAGTGATCTATCTAGCCGTAAGCTGTAGATTAGAAGGGAAGATATAAGCAAGTGAAGATAACATGTTTATATGCACATAAGCAAGTGAAAAGAACATGTTTTATATGCATAATGCATAGATTCCAACTCAAGTCAGAGAAAGGCATCAGCCATTTTTCCCTTCACTGCTGGCTCAATCAACTTCACAAAGGTGAAAAGGACAGCAGGAGTAGATGTTTGACAGCAGGCAAAGAAATCAATGTTAAAGAATGAAAATAGAAAAGCAAAACGAAGTTGAAAGATAGAGAATTAATTAGCTGCTGTTGCTAAGGAAAGGGATAAACTGCTGGAAGAATTTAATGGAAGAATTTAGAGGAGGTTTTCTTAATCACGAATCCTAAAGCAAATTCTAACAAACCTTATGAATTCTAGAAAGATTTATTTTACagcagaaattaaaaaaaaaaaacagacaaGAATGTATGCATATAATAAGTCCAATATTATAATCAGTCCATCGATAATAACATAATTCAGATTAATAGATTCTACCTTATATAAACTCAAGTTCAATAACATAAACCCGTAATTAATGGATTACAAATTCATTCGTAATGACATAAAACCGTGTTACAAAACAACATACAAGCCTACCAAATAGCGAGATAAAATCTAACAGAATTATTTAGCGTTTGTTCAAGGGGTTGGCCTCAATACAAGATCAGCAATGCAGCACGGGGTTCCAGCCTGCTCAACACATGgtgccaaaaaaataaaaatttcaagttAAGAATTTGTAGAGGAGATTTTTAGTttgggataatttttttttattttttagatgaAGAGTACTATCCGCGAAAATTTTCACTTCTATACATCAGTTTTGATAAAGAAATACAAGGATTATGGATAAAAAATATTCAATCAATCACATTTTATTGAATTATTGCCATTGGTTTTGCATCGCAACAAATTACTAATGATTAGTTTCAGCTCTACAAACTGCACGAGCAGTATTGATCATACTTTTCTATCAAAGGAATGTAAAGAGTAACATGATAGGATTAGATTGTGATTCCAAAAAAATTTCACACAATATGATCAATATATCAATCTAAACAAGCAAAAACCAGTGCAGTGATCACATCCATGAAACCTTAATGGTACTGTCGATGAGCATTTGCTTAGCCAGCTACATGTTTTAGAAACTAAACAGACACTGTAAATTTTAATCTAGACAAAAGAGCACCTGACCCAGAATCCACACTGTAAATTGAAAATCAAAAGCCAATTCAGGCAgaacaaaaaaacacaaaacaAGCAAGAGATAAAGAACATATCATGCAAATTCGACAGACGATAATAACAGCGTAACATCAGTACATTAAAGCATTTTTTATCTAAGCAACTCATATTATTGTCTGATTATCTTGTGAACAGACAGAAAGTGTTTCTTGGTCATTGCTTGGAACTAAACTGACCAGTTAAAGTACGAGCTCTTGAGTTAACCATAGAACTTCACTCCATAAGATCAGAAGAATGCCCTGCTTCCATAAAAAACTCTGGAACCATTGCTCTTTGGAGTCGGCATCGTCTTCTCAGATCCTGAGCTACCATTCTCTTGAGTCGGACCTGAGTTACCATTTTCGGAAGCTGTGCTACTATTATCAATGTCCATAGGAAGTTTCAGCTTGGCCAATGACTCTGTAAACTGCTGCATACTTTTCATGTACATATCAACAAAGTCCTGCTGAACAACTGGTTGCTCTGGAACGTCTATCTTGATAATAGGCTTGAAGAATGCATCATCTGATGCTGCTCTAGAAGAATCGACCTCAGCTTCCATAGATTCGAGACTTTTGACATTTGGCCTCGGCGATGCTGTGGATGACAATGGATCAGAGGAAGCTGGGAGCACCACAGTCGATTCAGTGGTCGAGAAACTGCTTGCTGCAGTATCACGTTTAAGATTTCCAATGGAATCATGACTATTGGCGGTGGAGAAGCTCTCCACTATGCGCATCCCTGCTTCCTCACCGGCGCAATTATCATTCTCTGCAGTAACAAAGCTATCTGAACTCTGAGTTTCCATGTCCGTACATGGAATCCCATAATATTCAGAAACCATTAGCTGATTCTCCTTGTCGGCTTTCAAGTCAGGAAACTCAATTTTCTCGTAATCACAGGGAATTGAGTTATCAGGTTCTGCATCAGGTAAGGTAGTGTCGACGATCAGCGATTTTGGAAGTGATGGAATTGTCATCACTTCGGGAGAAGCTCCGACATAAGAGATTGACAGCTGAACAAACCCGGCGGGCGAATGGAAAAGATCAGTTGAAGATAGGGAGTACTCCTTCACCAGCTTTCCGTTGGCCATGAGGACATCTGAAAGGGGGACCAGCGCAAATCCAAGCAACTGGTCTTCAAGATAATTCTTGGCCTTGCTTAGCATCCATATCTCGCATTTCATCGAACAGTTGATGTTCTTCACGTTGAGTCGGAGGTTCTGGTTGAAGACCGGGTTCCTACCTCCGCCGTTGATTGTCTGCGTCGAGACAGTAACATCAGGGTTGTTGGTAAGGCAAAGCTTAGCGAAAACATCTTGCTTGTGGTAGATGCAGATGTTGTGGATGTCACGAGCTTGGTGGACAAAGACTTCAAGAAAACCAATGAAATCCTCAGGGTTAAATTCATCACTGAAGCTATTGGTGCTCTCAAGGACAGGGCCGGCGATCGGCTTTGGTCCGGCCCCGTTGGCAGCGGCAGCGGCGGCAGCTGAGCCGAAGGTTGCCGGAACTGCTTGGTAGGACTCCATAGCCTCTGCTAACAGCTGCACCAACAAGAGTATTGGATTACAAAGCAAGCTAAAAGGTAGTCGATCTAAATAAGCACAGATGTTCTGATGAACACCACTAATTTGAGAAGATAGACGGCAAAATTCCAGTTTTTGAAACCTCGGGAAGCTCACAAACTTGCAAAAAACAAACTTCTCCCCAAAATCCAGATGAGGGCTACAAGAAGATCTAAGCAAGAATGCACAGATCCCAGAGAGGAACGGTTCTTGCAGTATAAAAATCGCAAGGATCTGCTAACAAGCAACGCGTAAAGCATGAGAAAGCGTCGAAGCCCCCAAAAATCTCACCTTTgctccaaaaaaaaaatcaaccaaaCAAAAAAACTCTGCTCGACCAGAATCCGAGGAGCGAAACCAGGGCGAAGGGGTGAAAGCAAAGCGAAAAGATCTAGAAACACCATCACCAATCTCACCAGGTTAAAGAGACCAAAAAGAAGTGATTCCTCAAAGGTAAAGTTGAACTCGGTCTCTTTCGCTCGCCAAAGTTCTAAATTGACTGGAATGCTGTGAAAATTAAAGGCGCAGCATTGAAGAACAACGACGGAGTCGACGTCAGTGCTTTTCCTTCGTCTTCACCTTTTTCCAatgacaaacaaaaaaaaaataaaaaaattaaaaagcaagAACAAAAAGGCAAAAATTATCAAAGAGAATGAATGGAACAGGTGGGCCCCGCCCCTGTTTCGGGGGCTCTCCATGCTCGTAATTACAGTAGCTTTCAGTGCGAGTCTTTGATTGACATTTTGTCAAAATGGAAAGGGCACGGTAAATAAAtttggacaaaaattaaaaggCATCTTGAAACGTCTTTtttgttaaataaaaataaacaaaaaaaaaaacaacaccatcagtaattatattttaaaaatatcttatattttaatattataatattagtTCCCGACTCactgttatttaaaaaaaatactctatAACTATTATAATGTATTTATGATGAATTTACAATTTAATTTGATTATAATGATATATATTGTATTAGTTAAATAATAGTTTTTATATGTTATAGTAATTACTttattagaaataaaaaataatatttaacagCTACTCAATAATTTTTACATATTATAATCATTATCGAATAGTTATTTTATGGTGTGGGAGTTAGTAGTTACAATATTTGATGAATCaccttttaattgatttatttttaaaaataaaacagtCATTTGATATTTCATTTAATTTGTGAGatactttttgattattttttttaataaatttttggtAAATTTTCACTTTCTTCTatgttttttcaaaaatagttttctaaaattttaaattatcaaaatacTTACTTATCCCCtagttattaatattattaatttaataattaaaagaaaaataaccaTATTAACAATTAGAGGGCAAGATGAGCCTGATATAACATATTATTTTGAAACATGGTAAGTTGGTAACGAATAAAACAAGTTTTTAAATCATTTCATTTGCCATATAAAATCACCTAAGTTTAAGATAATGGTCATTTAAGTAACCTTATTTTTGGTTAATAGAATTATAAATTCTATATAACTTAGCTTTTTTTTCCGAAATTACATCAATTTTATCAAAAACTACTTCAAAAATCAATTAAAGTTTGCTTTTGATCAACACAGTGTAGCGGTAAGATGCTTGATAGATATTTAGAGTATCATAGTTCAATTTATCAAGTAGAGCCAAATGACTCCCACTTGATGGAGTGATAGTGTTTGTGGCCTGCGGTTCTAGCAACTAGGTGGAGAATGGAGCCTACCATGATTGGTTGATTGTTTGATTGTGGAGTTTAACTACCCGTGGTCTTCAACTCGAGACTTCTCAAATTTATTTTGATCACACGTGGAAAACTTGTGCGGCCATATCTGttgagagattgttggtataatcaTTCTCCGGAGTCAAGATTTATCAATTTAACTAAGTTCGAGTGGATttgaatttgagttttgatatataGGCAATATATTATGGACAACATGCTAGGACAATATGTGAG
The genomic region above belongs to Zingiber officinale cultivar Zhangliang chromosome 11A, Zo_v1.1, whole genome shotgun sequence and contains:
- the LOC122031925 gene encoding uncharacterized protein LOC122031925; translation: MESYQAVPATFGSAAAAAAANGAGPKPIAGPVLESTNSFSDEFNPEDFIGFLEVFVHQARDIHNICIYHKQDVFAKLCLTNNPDVTVSTQTINGGGRNPVFNQNLRLNVKNINCSMKCEIWMLSKAKNYLEDQLLGFALVPLSDVLMANGKLVKEYSLSSTDLFHSPAGFVQLSISYVGASPEVMTIPSLPKSLIVDTTLPDAEPDNSIPCDYEKIEFPDLKADKENQLMVSEYYGIPCTDMETQSSDSFVTAENDNCAGEEAGMRIVESFSTANSHDSIGNLKRDTAASSFSTTESTVVLPASSDPLSSTASPRPNVKSLESMEAEVDSSRAASDDAFFKPIIKIDVPEQPVVQQDFVDMYMKSMQQFTESLAKLKLPMDIDNSSTASENGNSGPTQENGSSGSEKTMPTPKSNGSRVFYGSRAFF